The following are encoded together in the Flavobacterium haoranii genome:
- the guaA gene encoding glutamine-hydrolyzing GMP synthase encodes MQHNVLILDFGSQYTQLIARRVRELNIFCEIYPYNNPPEDLSIFKAAILSGSPFSVRAEDAPHPDLSQIRGKMPLLAVCYGAQYLAHFSGGEVAPSNIREYGRANLSYIKRDEVFFEEVNIGSQVWMSHSDTIKALPENGVRLASTKDVENAAYKIEGETTYAIQFHPEVYHSTDGKQMLENFLVKIAEVPQSFTPNAFVEDIVAELKEKIGNDKVVLGLSGGVDSTVAAVLLNKAIGENLYCIFVNNGLLRKNEFDAVLHQYKDMGLNVKGVDASARFLDALAGLEDPEAKRKAIGRVFIEVFDDEAHLLTDVKWLGQGTIYPDVIESISVKGPSATIKSHHNVGGLPDFMKLQVVEPLRMLFKDEVRRVGKTLGIDDELLGRHPFPGPGLAIRILGDITPEKVSILQEVDAIFINGLKEHGLYDKVWQAGAILLPVNSVGVMGDERTYEKVVALRAVESTDGMTADWVHLPYEFLMKTSNEIINKVKGVNRVVYDISSKPPATIEWE; translated from the coding sequence ATGCAACACAACGTTTTAATTTTAGATTTCGGTTCACAATACACGCAGTTAATTGCGCGTAGAGTAAGAGAGTTAAATATATTTTGCGAGATTTATCCGTACAATAATCCGCCAGAAGATTTATCAATTTTCAAAGCGGCAATTTTGTCGGGAAGTCCATTTTCAGTTCGTGCTGAAGATGCGCCACATCCTGATTTATCTCAAATTAGAGGTAAAATGCCGTTATTAGCGGTTTGTTATGGTGCACAATATTTAGCACATTTTTCAGGTGGAGAAGTTGCTCCTTCAAATATTCGCGAGTATGGAAGAGCTAATTTGTCTTATATAAAAAGAGATGAGGTTTTCTTTGAAGAAGTTAATATTGGTAGTCAGGTTTGGATGAGTCATTCAGACACAATTAAAGCTTTGCCAGAAAACGGTGTGCGTTTAGCAAGTACAAAAGATGTTGAAAATGCTGCGTACAAAATTGAAGGCGAAACAACTTATGCAATTCAATTTCATCCAGAAGTTTATCATTCAACTGATGGGAAACAAATGTTAGAAAATTTCTTGGTTAAAATTGCTGAAGTGCCACAAAGTTTTACACCAAATGCATTTGTTGAAGATATTGTAGCTGAATTAAAGGAAAAAATTGGAAACGATAAAGTTGTTTTAGGTTTATCTGGAGGTGTAGATTCTACAGTTGCTGCTGTTTTGTTAAATAAAGCTATTGGTGAAAATTTATACTGTATTTTCGTAAATAATGGTTTATTACGTAAAAATGAATTTGATGCAGTATTACATCAATATAAAGATATGGGGCTAAATGTTAAAGGAGTAGATGCTTCGGCACGCTTTTTGGACGCATTAGCTGGGTTAGAAGATCCTGAAGCAAAACGTAAAGCTATCGGACGTGTGTTTATTGAAGTTTTTGACGATGAAGCACATTTATTAACAGATGTAAAATGGTTAGGACAAGGAACAATTTATCCAGATGTTATCGAATCAATTTCTGTAAAAGGACCTTCTGCTACAATTAAATCGCACCATAATGTAGGTGGTTTACCTGATTTTATGAAATTACAAGTGGTAGAGCCTTTAAGAATGTTATTTAAAGATGAGGTGCGTCGCGTAGGGAAAACTTTAGGAATAGATGATGAATTATTAGGAAGACATCCTTTTCCAGGTCCAGGATTAGCAATTCGTATTTTAGGAGATATTACTCCAGAAAAAGTTAGTATATTGCAAGAAGTTGATGCTATTTTTATCAACGGATTAAAAGAACACGGTTTGTATGACAAAGTTTGGCAAGCTGGTGCAATTTTACTTCCTGTAAATAGCGTTGGAGTAATGGGAGATGAGCGTACTTATGAAAAAGTTGTGGCATTAAGAGCAGTTGAATCAACAGATGGTATGACGGCCGACTGGGTGCATTTACCTTATGAGTTTTTAATGAAAACATCAAACGAAATTATTAATAAAGTTAAAGGTGTAAATAGAGTTGTTTATGATATCAGTTCTAAACCGCCCGCAACTATTGAATGGGAATAA
- a CDS encoding LysM peptidoglycan-binding domain-containing protein encodes MKLAKVVFFIFLNSAVLFAKQDPYKKHLVEKGETVYSISKKYHVTPFDIYRLNPDAKDGIKENTTLLIPNGTVNTTEGQNNESASDLKTHKVAPKETLFSLAKQYSVSVADLKEWNPEVEKNGLKIGQDLIVSKTYKPSSGVDYSEVQEVKSSASVSTHVVKTQETLYSISKKYGVSVNELESLNPQIKEEGLKIGDTIKIKKKVRLLLLKSITMKIYTS; translated from the coding sequence ATGAAATTAGCTAAAGTTGTATTTTTTATCTTTTTAAATTCTGCAGTATTATTTGCTAAGCAAGATCCTTACAAAAAGCATTTGGTTGAAAAAGGAGAAACTGTTTATTCAATCTCAAAAAAATATCATGTTACACCATTTGATATTTATAGGTTAAATCCTGATGCTAAAGATGGTATAAAAGAAAATACAACTTTGTTAATTCCAAACGGTACTGTTAATACAACTGAAGGTCAAAACAATGAGAGTGCCTCAGATTTAAAAACTCACAAGGTAGCACCAAAAGAAACCCTTTTTAGTTTGGCAAAACAATACAGTGTATCTGTTGCCGATTTAAAAGAATGGAATCCTGAAGTTGAAAAGAATGGCTTAAAAATTGGACAAGATTTAATTGTTTCAAAAACGTATAAGCCTTCATCGGGAGTCGATTATTCTGAAGTTCAAGAAGTTAAAAGTTCTGCTTCGGTTTCTACGCACGTAGTAAAAACTCAAGAAACATTATACAGTATTTCTAAAAAATATGGTGTTTCGGTAAATGAGTTAGAAAGTTTAAATCCTCAAATTAAAGAAGAAGGTTTAAAAATTGGCGATACGATTAAAATTAAAAAGAAAGTCAGGTTGCTGTTACTCAAATCAATAACGATGAAAATTTATACATCGTAA
- a CDS encoding DUF805 domain-containing protein, with protein sequence MMQQKQESEFTALDWWKKVVLENYTNFEGRARRKEFWMFQLLNITSIFVLAFFFGLTAFAFNDSSSAITYIPLGFIILYFLFIFFPSLAVSVRRLHDSNKSGWFYLIGFIPYIGGIVMLVFYVTEGTNGKNQYGPDPKRPQNEINEIGITEE encoded by the coding sequence ATGATGCAACAAAAACAAGAAAGCGAGTTTACAGCTTTAGATTGGTGGAAAAAAGTAGTTTTAGAAAATTACACAAATTTTGAAGGAAGAGCTAGAAGAAAGGAATTTTGGATGTTCCAATTATTAAATATTACTTCCATTTTTGTATTGGCTTTCTTTTTTGGTTTAACTGCATTTGCATTTAACGACAGTTCATCTGCAATAACATATATTCCACTTGGTTTTATCATTTTATACTTTCTTTTTATTTTCTTTCCGTCTTTAGCAGTAAGTGTAAGAAGATTGCATGATTCTAATAAGAGCGGTTGGTTTTATCTAATTGGTTTTATTCCATATATTGGAGGAATTGTTATGTTAGTTTTTTATGTAACTGAAGGAACAAATGGTAAAAATCAATATGGTCCAGATCCAAAACGTCCTCAAAACGAGATAAACGAAATAGGAATTACAGAAGAATAA
- a CDS encoding CTP synthase, whose protein sequence is MNQTKYIFVTGGVTSSLGKGIIAASLAKLLQARGYRTTIQKFDPYINVDPGTLNPYEHGECYVTDDGAETDLDLGHYERFLNVPTSQANNVTTGRVYLSVIEKERRGEFLGKTVQVVPHITNEIKQRMQLLGKSGDFDIVITEIGGTVGDIESLPYIESVRQLLWELGEENGIVIHLTLVPYLAAAGELKTKPTQHSVKTLMESGIKADILVCRTEHELSDDLRQKLALFCNVKKEAVIQSIDASTIYDVPNLMLEEGLDKVALKKLGLPEQQNPDLNQWNEFLHRLKNPKHEVKIGLVGKYVELQDSYKSILEAFIHAGAANETKVNVVSVHSEFLDAKTAEEQLKGLDGILVAPGFGSRGIEGKIQTVRYARENNIPFLGICLGMQMAVIEFARNVLGYEDANSTEMNEVTAHPVINLMEEQKNIENMGGTMRLGAWKCSLKENTLANKIYGKSEIMERHRHRYEFNGEYLNELEKAGLKASGVNPDTGLVEVVEIENHPFFIGVQYHPEYKSTVANPHPLFVSLVEAAVKHKNK, encoded by the coding sequence ATGAATCAAACAAAGTATATTTTCGTTACAGGAGGTGTAACTTCTTCTTTAGGGAAAGGAATTATTGCAGCTTCTTTGGCAAAATTGTTACAAGCTAGAGGGTACAGAACAACAATTCAAAAGTTTGACCCTTATATTAATGTAGACCCAGGAACATTAAATCCTTATGAACATGGAGAATGTTATGTTACTGATGATGGTGCTGAAACGGATCTTGATCTTGGACATTATGAGCGTTTTTTAAATGTTCCAACTTCACAAGCTAATAATGTAACAACTGGTAGAGTATACTTATCTGTAATTGAGAAAGAACGTCGTGGAGAGTTTTTAGGAAAAACGGTTCAAGTTGTTCCTCATATTACAAATGAAATTAAACAAAGGATGCAATTGCTTGGTAAATCAGGCGATTTTGATATTGTTATTACAGAAATTGGAGGTACTGTTGGTGATATTGAATCATTACCTTATATCGAATCGGTTCGTCAATTATTATGGGAATTAGGTGAAGAAAACGGAATTGTAATTCATTTAACATTAGTACCATATTTAGCTGCTGCTGGTGAGTTAAAAACAAAACCTACACAACATTCTGTAAAAACATTAATGGAGAGTGGAATAAAAGCTGATATTTTAGTGTGTAGAACAGAACATGAATTGTCAGATGATTTACGTCAAAAATTAGCTTTATTCTGTAATGTTAAGAAAGAAGCCGTAATTCAATCAATTGATGCTTCTACTATTTATGATGTTCCAAATTTAATGTTGGAAGAAGGTTTAGATAAAGTAGCATTAAAGAAATTAGGATTACCAGAACAACAAAATCCTGATCTAAATCAATGGAATGAGTTCTTACACAGATTGAAAAATCCTAAACACGAAGTAAAAATTGGGTTAGTTGGTAAATATGTAGAATTACAAGATTCTTATAAATCAATTTTAGAGGCGTTTATTCATGCTGGAGCTGCAAATGAGACAAAAGTAAATGTTGTGTCTGTACATTCAGAATTTTTAGATGCCAAAACGGCAGAAGAACAGTTAAAAGGATTAGACGGCATACTTGTTGCTCCAGGTTTTGGAAGTAGAGGTATTGAAGGTAAAATTCAAACTGTAAGATATGCAAGAGAAAATAATATACCGTTTTTAGGTATTTGTTTAGGAATGCAAATGGCAGTTATTGAGTTTGCAAGAAATGTTTTAGGATATGAAGATGCAAATTCAACTGAAATGAACGAAGTGACTGCTCATCCGGTTATTAATTTAATGGAAGAGCAAAAGAATATTGAAAATATGGGGGGAACTATGCGTTTAGGTGCATGGAAATGTAGTTTGAAAGAAAATACGTTGGCAAACAAAATTTATGGGAAATCAGAAATTATGGAGCGCCACCGTCATAGATATGAATTTAACGGGGAATATTTAAATGAATTAGAAAAAGCTGGTTTAAAAGCTTCTGGTGTAAATCCAGATACAGGTTTAGTAGAAGTTGTAGAAATTGAAAACCATCCGTTCTTTATTGGTGTACAATATCACCCAGAATATAAAAGTACAGTAGCAAATCCACACCCATTATTTGTAAGTTTGGTTGAAGCCGCTGTAAAACATAAAAATAAATAA
- the proC gene encoding pyrroline-5-carboxylate reductase, translating to MKVLIIGFGNMGQTYANSFVSSGFVQPQNIYVLNRSEVQKKKQFLLPKENYFLKPRKDIFDVDIVILAVKPQDFNSLSHSIASFITNVHIVLSVMAGISIESIQSKLSCTKVVRSMPNIPTQIGQGMTVFSTSNEVDRKELFVIQNLINTTGKSISVEDENMLNAATAISGSGPAYVYFFMEAMIKAAIDLGFSNSEAAFLVNQTFSGAVQLQNTSALSHQEWIQKVASKGGTTEAALNIFNKTNIFNNIKNGIFAAEKRSGELGK from the coding sequence ATGAAAGTACTAATCATTGGTTTTGGAAATATGGGACAAACTTATGCAAATAGCTTTGTGAGTTCTGGTTTTGTACAACCTCAAAATATTTATGTTTTAAATAGATCTGAAGTTCAGAAAAAGAAACAATTTTTGTTACCAAAAGAAAATTACTTTTTAAAACCAAGAAAAGATATTTTTGATGTAGATATTGTTATACTTGCTGTAAAACCACAAGATTTTAATAGTTTATCTCATTCTATTGCTAGTTTTATTACAAACGTACATATTGTCTTGTCAGTAATGGCTGGAATTTCTATAGAAAGTATTCAAAGCAAATTAAGTTGTACAAAAGTTGTTCGTTCTATGCCCAATATTCCAACACAAATTGGACAAGGTATGACCGTTTTTAGTACATCAAATGAAGTAGATAGAAAAGAACTTTTTGTAATACAAAATTTAATAAACACAACAGGAAAGTCAATTTCTGTAGAAGATGAAAATATGCTAAATGCTGCCACTGCAATTTCAGGTAGTGGTCCTGCGTATGTTTATTTTTTCATGGAAGCTATGATAAAAGCCGCCATAGATTTAGGTTTTAGTAATTCTGAAGCTGCTTTTTTGGTTAACCAAACTTTTTCTGGAGCAGTTCAGCTTCAAAATACAAGTGCACTATCGCATCAAGAATGGATTCAAAAAGTTGCCTCAAAAGGAGGAACTACTGAAGCTGCGCTAAATATTTTTAATAAAACCAATATCTTTAATAATATTAAAAATGGCATATTCGCTGCTGAAAAAAGATCTGGAGAATTAGGTAAATAA
- a CDS encoding fasciclin domain-containing protein — protein MKNTAKLMKLMLWVAFPLTMLSCSDDDSNNMPENNSIAAIASRAPQFTTLVSALEKADLVTTLDGEGSFTVFAPTNTAFSNFLTANGFNSLDDVPVAVLREVLLNHVVLGTNLSSNLTTGYVKTLGKGSASATNTLSMYVNVSSNVMLNGVATVTTPDIVADNGVIHEVNAVIGLPTIVTHALANSNFTTLVAALTRNDQPDFVGILSGSANSPFTVFAPTNNAFGDLLTELNATSLDDINQATLENTLKYHVVAGANVLSSDLSNNMTVTTFQGQDFTITTTGGAKITDANDRMSNIVATDVQCANGVIHVIDKVILPLIN, from the coding sequence ATGAAAAACACTGCAAAATTAATGAAATTAATGTTATGGGTAGCATTTCCATTAACAATGTTGTCATGTTCTGATGATGATTCAAATAACATGCCAGAAAACAACAGCATTGCTGCTATAGCTTCAAGAGCTCCACAATTTACAACTTTGGTAAGTGCGTTAGAAAAAGCTGATTTAGTAACCACTTTAGATGGTGAAGGTTCATTTACTGTATTTGCTCCAACAAACACTGCATTCTCAAACTTTTTAACAGCAAACGGATTTAATTCTTTAGATGATGTTCCAGTTGCTGTTTTGCGTGAAGTTCTTTTAAACCATGTAGTTTTAGGAACAAATTTATCTTCAAACTTAACTACAGGTTATGTAAAAACATTAGGCAAAGGATCTGCATCGGCAACTAATACTTTAAGTATGTACGTTAATGTTTCGTCTAATGTTATGCTTAATGGAGTTGCTACTGTGACAACTCCAGATATTGTGGCGGACAACGGTGTAATACATGAAGTAAATGCAGTAATAGGATTACCTACAATAGTAACCCACGCTCTTGCTAATTCAAATTTTACAACATTAGTAGCAGCTTTGACGAGAAATGATCAACCTGATTTTGTGGGAATATTATCAGGATCAGCTAATTCTCCTTTTACCGTTTTTGCTCCAACCAATAATGCATTTGGTGATTTATTAACCGAATTAAATGCAACATCTTTAGACGACATTAACCAAGCGACTTTAGAAAATACTTTGAAATATCATGTAGTTGCAGGGGCTAATGTTCTTTCAAGTGATTTGAGTAACAACATGACTGTTACTACTTTTCAAGGTCAAGATTTTACAATTACAACTACTGGAGGTGCTAAAATTACTGATGCAAATGATAGAATGAGTAATATTGTAGCAACTGATGTTCAATGTGCAAATGGTGTAATTCATGTAATTGACAAAGTAATATTACCACTTATAAACTAA
- the yidC gene encoding membrane protein insertase YidC has product MEEKKLDIKSIVGFVLISGLLVWMMYTNTPTPEEVKAQEEKAKTEKIEAEVNKTATVVTTNPTDSLSVANAQKELGSFAYSATLPSAKDEFTEVKNDVLALKISNKGGFITEATILGFEKFNKDSKQLVQLIKDNNANFDLTLNTKDNRVLHTTDLFFEPKVSKEGENQVVTMQLKAGPNQFLEYRYVLKPGEYMLDFAIRSQGLEDVVNTSKPLDLEWQMKTYRNEKSISYENRYTEVSFEYENGKDDYLNAQKKLSDATAEDVTWIAYKQHLFTTILLTNEAFKTASFTSENLVANEDIDTVYTKNFVTKLPLEFKNGKLDYEMNWYYGPAKYQILNKYDRNLDEVMSLGWGIFGWINKFVFIPVFGFISGFMPYGIAIVFFTILVRLIMSPITYKSYLSQAKMKIIRPEIQEINEKYKDNAMKRQQETMALYSKAGVNPMAGCIPAVLQIPILYSLIYFFPSVFDLRQKSFLWADDLSSYDNIYQLPFKIPFYGDHVSLFPILASLAIFFYMKMTTGDQQMAAPPQEGMPDMTKMMKIMLYISPLMMLFFFNNYASGMSLYYFISNLITIGIMFVIKNYIVDNDKLHAKIQENKTKPKKEGKFQKKMREMMEQAEAQQKMNKK; this is encoded by the coding sequence ATGGAAGAAAAAAAGTTAGACATTAAGTCTATTGTTGGATTTGTTTTAATTTCAGGTCTTTTGGTATGGATGATGTATACAAACACTCCTACACCAGAAGAGGTAAAAGCTCAAGAAGAAAAAGCTAAAACAGAAAAAATTGAAGCGGAAGTAAATAAAACAGCTACAGTTGTAACTACAAACCCTACCGATTCATTAAGTGTAGCAAATGCTCAAAAAGAATTAGGCTCTTTTGCATATTCAGCTACTTTACCTTCAGCGAAAGATGAATTTACTGAAGTAAAGAATGATGTTTTAGCACTTAAAATTTCTAATAAAGGTGGTTTTATTACTGAAGCTACAATTTTAGGTTTCGAAAAATTTAATAAAGATTCAAAACAATTAGTTCAACTAATTAAAGACAACAATGCTAATTTTGATCTTACTTTAAATACAAAAGATAACAGAGTTTTACATACAACTGATTTGTTTTTTGAACCTAAAGTTTCTAAAGAAGGCGAAAATCAGGTTGTAACAATGCAACTAAAAGCGGGTCCAAATCAGTTTTTAGAATATCGTTATGTTTTAAAACCAGGCGAATACATGTTAGATTTTGCAATTCGTTCTCAAGGATTAGAAGATGTGGTAAACACATCAAAGCCTTTAGATTTAGAATGGCAAATGAAAACGTATAGAAATGAGAAAAGTATTTCTTACGAAAATCGTTATACTGAAGTTAGTTTTGAGTATGAAAATGGTAAAGACGATTATTTAAATGCTCAGAAAAAATTATCAGATGCAACTGCTGAAGATGTAACTTGGATTGCTTACAAACAACATTTGTTTACAACTATTTTATTAACAAACGAAGCGTTTAAAACAGCTAGTTTTACTTCTGAAAATTTAGTTGCAAACGAAGATATCGATACAGTTTATACTAAAAATTTTGTAACTAAATTACCTTTAGAATTCAAAAACGGAAAGTTAGATTATGAAATGAATTGGTATTACGGACCTGCTAAATACCAAATTTTAAATAAGTATGATCGCAACTTAGATGAAGTAATGTCATTGGGTTGGGGGATATTTGGTTGGATAAATAAATTTGTCTTTATTCCTGTTTTTGGTTTCATTTCAGGTTTTATGCCTTACGGTATTGCAATTGTTTTCTTTACTATATTGGTACGTTTAATCATGTCGCCAATTACTTATAAGTCGTATTTGTCGCAGGCTAAAATGAAAATTATTCGTCCTGAAATACAAGAAATTAACGAAAAATATAAAGATAATGCAATGAAACGCCAACAAGAAACAATGGCGTTATATAGTAAAGCAGGGGTTAATCCTATGGCTGGTTGTATTCCAGCAGTATTACAAATTCCTATTTTATACTCATTAATTTATTTCTTCCCTTCAGTATTCGATTTACGTCAAAAAAGTTTCTTATGGGCAGATGATTTATCATCTTATGATAATATTTATCAGTTACCATTTAAGATTCCTTTCTACGGAGATCACGTGAGTTTGTTCCCAATTTTAGCATCTTTAGCAATTTTCTTCTATATGAAAATGACGACTGGAGATCAACAAATGGCAGCTCCACCACAAGAAGGTATGCCAGATATGACAAAAATGATGAAAATAATGTTATACATTTCACCATTAATGATGTTGTTTTTCTTTAACAATTATGCATCAGGAATGAGTTTGTATTACTTTATTTCAAATTTAATTACCATCGGAATTATGTTTGTTATCAAGAATTATATTGTTGATAATGATAAGTTACATGCTAAAATTCAAGAAAATAAAACGAAACCTAAGAAAGAAGGTAAGTTTCAGAAGAAAATGCGTGAAATGATGGAGCAGGCTGAGGCTCAACAAAAAATGAATAAAAAATAA
- a CDS encoding DUF3820 family protein, whose protein sequence is MTDKEELIKLANTKMPFGKYEGRFIIDLPEYYIVWYKQKGFPKGKLGEQLALVYEIKLNGLEDLVRKLIK, encoded by the coding sequence ATGACAGATAAAGAAGAACTTATAAAATTAGCAAATACCAAAATGCCCTTCGGAAAATACGAGGGGCGTTTTATTATAGATTTACCCGAATATTACATAGTTTGGTACAAACAAAAAGGTTTTCCAAAAGGTAAATTAGGAGAGCAATTGGCTCTTGTTTATGAAATAAAATTAAATGGTTTAGAAGATTTAGTAAGAAAATTAATAAAATAA
- a CDS encoding AIR synthase related protein, giving the protein MSSENSKRYNLRGVSASKEDVHNAIKNIDKGLFPKAFCKIIPDYLTNDNDYCIIMHADGAGTKSSLAYLYWKETGDLSVWKGIAQDALIMNIDDLLCVGATDNILLSSTIGRNKNLVPGEVISAIINGTEELISDLKEYGVTIHSTGGETADVGDLVRTIIVDSTVTARMKRSDVIDNANIQAGDVIVGLASFGQATYEKGYNGGMGSNGLTSARHDVFAKYLAEKYPESFDASVPNELVYSGQTKLTDEVKNSPIDAGKLVLSPTRTYAPVIKKILEKYNSQDIHGMVHCSGGAQTKVLHFVDDVHVIKDNLFPVPPLFKLIQEQSKTDWKEMYQVFNCGHRMELYVNEEIAQDIIAISKSFNIDAQIVGRVEASTEKKLTITSEYGIFEY; this is encoded by the coding sequence ATGAGCTCTGAAAATAGCAAACGCTACAATCTAAGAGGGGTTTCCGCTTCAAAGGAAGATGTTCATAATGCTATTAAAAACATCGATAAAGGATTATTCCCTAAAGCTTTCTGCAAAATTATTCCCGATTATTTAACAAACGACAACGATTATTGTATCATTATGCATGCTGATGGTGCGGGTACAAAATCATCTTTGGCTTACCTTTATTGGAAAGAAACTGGAGATTTGTCTGTTTGGAAAGGCATTGCACAAGATGCATTGATTATGAATATCGACGACTTACTTTGTGTAGGTGCAACCGATAATATTTTGTTGTCTTCAACTATTGGGCGTAATAAAAATTTAGTTCCAGGTGAAGTGATATCTGCAATTATAAATGGAACCGAAGAATTAATTTCTGATTTAAAAGAATACGGTGTTACTATTCATTCAACCGGTGGAGAAACTGCCGATGTTGGCGATTTAGTGCGTACCATTATTGTAGATTCTACTGTTACGGCTCGAATGAAACGTTCAGATGTTATAGATAATGCAAATATTCAAGCTGGAGATGTAATTGTAGGTTTAGCTTCATTCGGACAAGCAACTTACGAAAAAGGATATAACGGCGGAATGGGAAGTAACGGATTAACTTCGGCTCGTCATGATGTTTTTGCTAAATATTTAGCCGAAAAATATCCGGAAAGCTTTGATGCTTCTGTCCCAAATGAATTAGTATATTCTGGACAAACAAAATTAACAGATGAGGTTAAAAATAGTCCAATTGACGCTGGTAAATTAGTGCTTTCTCCAACGAGAACATATGCGCCTGTTATCAAAAAGATTTTAGAAAAATACAATTCTCAAGATATTCACGGAATGGTTCATTGCAGTGGCGGTGCACAAACAAAAGTGCTTCATTTTGTAGACGACGTTCACGTGATAAAAGATAATTTGTTTCCAGTTCCACCATTATTCAAATTGATACAAGAACAATCAAAAACAGATTGGAAAGAAATGTACCAAGTATTCAATTGCGGACATAGAATGGAATTATATGTAAATGAAGAAATCGCTCAAGATATAATAGCTATTTCAAAATCGTTTAACATTGATGCTCAAATTGTAGGTAGAGTAGAAGCTTCTACTGAGAAAAAATTAACAATAACTTCCGAATACGGAATTTTTGAATATTAA
- a CDS encoding type 1 periplasmic-binding domain-containing protein, which produces MKLKLPSEIKIENTFAVEKPKANLLNSIDYTTQKELVMLIPFNISKIQADSTKSTKDYIKNSKFLNLTLDFYSGALVAIDSAKKMGFPVNVKILDVESSKNSSNISQIISSNNFSNVDAVIGPFVNSHAETAAQLLSKYNIPVISPLSKELSKPYDNLFNAVPSQQTIVRKLFDYLNQKNGNIVAVISPKKNASKELLVSQYSYVKFPEVDDKGSVTYETLKAKMVPGKKNFVILDSEKSSQIMSVSSILMKLKKEFDLQLVVFELYDSLNYEEINMQNLVDLQLLYPSYTKEPYRMEDKVTIEKLRSANGVYPNVYTSKGFDVTFDTLLRICQPEGFVKSVEEVATEGAENGFHYVKENGVWMNDAIYIQYYDSDFTVKQAN; this is translated from the coding sequence ATGAAATTAAAACTTCCTTCAGAAATTAAGATTGAAAATACTTTTGCAGTTGAAAAACCTAAGGCAAATCTTTTAAATAGTATCGATTATACTACTCAAAAGGAATTGGTAATGTTGATTCCATTTAACATTTCTAAAATTCAAGCCGATTCTACAAAATCAACAAAAGATTATATAAAAAACAGTAAATTTTTAAATCTTACTTTAGATTTTTATTCAGGAGCTTTAGTTGCGATAGATTCTGCAAAAAAAATGGGGTTTCCAGTGAATGTAAAAATTTTAGATGTTGAAAGTTCTAAAAATTCATCTAATATTTCTCAAATAATTTCAAGTAATAATTTTTCAAATGTAGATGCGGTAATTGGTCCATTTGTAAATTCTCATGCCGAAACAGCAGCTCAATTATTATCAAAATACAATATTCCGGTAATTTCACCATTGTCAAAAGAGTTAAGTAAACCTTATGATAATTTATTTAATGCAGTGCCATCGCAACAAACGATTGTAAGAAAGTTATTTGATTATTTAAATCAGAAAAATGGAAATATCGTTGCGGTAATTAGTCCAAAGAAAAATGCTTCAAAAGAACTTCTAGTTTCACAATATTCATATGTTAAGTTTCCTGAAGTTGATGATAAAGGAAGTGTGACTTATGAAACGCTTAAAGCTAAAATGGTCCCAGGTAAAAAGAATTTTGTAATTCTAGATTCTGAGAAGTCGAGCCAAATTATGTCGGTTTCATCAATTTTAATGAAATTAAAAAAAGAATTCGATTTACAATTAGTGGTATTTGAATTATATGATTCATTAAACTATGAAGAAATTAACATGCAAAATTTAGTCGATTTACAATTATTATATCCTTCTTATACAAAAGAACCATACCGTATGGAAGATAAAGTAACAATTGAAAAACTAAGAAGTGCAAACGGAGTTTATCCTAATGTTTATACTTCTAAAGGCTTTGATGTTACTTTCGATACTTTATTAAGAATTTGTCAGCCAGAAGGTTTTGTTAAATCAGTTGAAGAAGTGGCGACAGAAGGTGCCGAAAATGGTTTTCATTATGTAAAAGAAAATGGTGTTTGGATGAACGATGCTATTTATATTCAGTACTACGATTCTGATTTTACAGTAAAACAAGCCAATTAA